From Pseudomonas sp. CCI4.2, one genomic window encodes:
- a CDS encoding TIGR03862 family flavoprotein, translating into MTSPHSATPPSVAIVGGGPAGLMAAEVLSQAGINVDLYDAMPSVGRKFLLAGVGGMNITHSEPYPAFLSRYAERAPFIAPLLRSFGPDTLRDWIQQLGIETFVGSSGRVFPTDMKAAPLLRAWLKRLRDAGVVIHTRHRWLGWNADGTLRMANAEGEQTLKPDAVLLALGGASWARLGSDGAWLPLLEEQGITITALQPSNCGFEVAGWSELLRSKFAGAPLKNIAVGLQSQTPRMGECVVTETGVEGSLIYALSAKIREQINQQGFSTVEIDLLPGKNIGNIQSALAKPRGSRSMSKHLHSQLGIDGVKAALLRELAPTEVFADPLLLSKSLKALPLTLIKSRPIDEAISTAGGVPFEALTAELMLRHLPGVFCAGEMLDWEAPTGGYLLTACFSSGRAAGLGMVSWLKHL; encoded by the coding sequence ATGACCTCTCCCCACTCAGCAACGCCCCCTTCAGTCGCAATTGTAGGCGGTGGTCCTGCGGGTTTGATGGCGGCCGAGGTTTTGAGCCAAGCGGGAATCAACGTCGATTTGTACGACGCGATGCCATCGGTGGGCAGAAAATTCCTGCTGGCGGGCGTCGGCGGCATGAACATCACCCATTCCGAGCCTTATCCGGCCTTTCTCTCTCGGTACGCTGAGCGGGCGCCTTTTATTGCGCCACTGCTCCGAAGTTTTGGCCCAGACACCTTGCGCGACTGGATTCAACAGTTAGGCATCGAGACATTTGTCGGCAGTTCCGGTCGGGTATTTCCCACCGACATGAAGGCCGCCCCCTTACTGCGCGCTTGGCTCAAGCGCCTACGCGACGCGGGCGTGGTTATCCACACTCGTCACCGCTGGCTGGGCTGGAATGCTGACGGCACTTTGCGTATGGCTAACGCCGAGGGCGAACAGACCCTCAAACCAGACGCGGTGTTGCTGGCCTTAGGCGGTGCCAGTTGGGCGCGGTTGGGTTCCGATGGTGCGTGGTTGCCGTTGCTGGAAGAACAAGGCATCACCATCACCGCCTTGCAACCGAGTAACTGCGGGTTTGAAGTGGCGGGATGGAGCGAGTTACTGCGCAGTAAATTCGCTGGCGCCCCGTTAAAGAACATTGCTGTCGGATTACAGAGCCAGACACCGCGCATGGGCGAATGCGTTGTGACCGAAACGGGGGTCGAGGGCAGCTTGATTTACGCGCTGTCGGCGAAGATTCGGGAGCAAATCAATCAGCAGGGATTTTCCACCGTGGAGATTGATCTGCTGCCAGGTAAAAACATTGGCAACATCCAGTCCGCGCTGGCGAAACCGCGCGGCTCGCGCTCGATGTCCAAACATTTGCACAGTCAGTTGGGGATCGACGGGGTGAAGGCCGCTTTACTCCGCGAACTGGCGCCCACTGAGGTGTTTGCGGATCCGCTGCTGCTGAGCAAGTCACTGAAAGCCTTGCCGCTGACGTTGATTAAATCGCGCCCCATCGACGAAGCCATCAGTACCGCAGGCGGTGTTCCGTTTGAAGCGCTGACGGCGGAGTTGATGCTAAGACACCTGCCGGGCGTGTTCTGCGCGGGCGAAATGCTCGATTGGGAAGCACCCACTGGCGGCTACTTGCTGACCGCGTGCTTCTCCAGCGGCCGGGCGGCTGGGCTGGGAATGGTCAGCTGGCTGAAGCACCTGTAG
- a CDS encoding GNAT family N-acetyltransferase: protein MEPIFELNSPRLLMRRWRDDDLPEFAAMCADPQVMRYFPEPMSRLESAALIGRVRGHFAELGFGLWALERKDTGAFIGFTGLCVVGIEAHFTPAVEIGWRLAREHWGLGYASEAAWTALGCGFDRLGLDEIVSFTAELNLPSQKVMQAIGMQRDPVDDFDHPALANKDPLKPHVLYRITRQQWLKTLQG, encoded by the coding sequence ATGGAGCCGATTTTCGAACTCAACAGCCCACGATTGTTAATGCGGCGCTGGCGCGATGATGATTTACCCGAGTTCGCAGCGATGTGCGCCGACCCGCAGGTGATGCGCTATTTCCCGGAGCCCATGAGCCGCCTGGAAAGCGCGGCGTTGATCGGGCGAGTGCGGGGGCATTTCGCTGAATTGGGGTTCGGCCTGTGGGCGTTGGAACGCAAGGATACCGGAGCCTTCATCGGCTTTACCGGGTTGTGCGTTGTGGGCATTGAAGCGCATTTCACGCCAGCGGTGGAAATCGGCTGGCGTCTAGCGCGTGAACATTGGGGTCTCGGCTACGCCAGCGAAGCGGCCTGGACTGCTCTAGGCTGTGGTTTTGACCGCCTGGGGTTGGATGAGATCGTGTCGTTTACCGCCGAACTCAATCTGCCGTCACAGAAAGTCATGCAAGCCATTGGCATGCAGCGAGATCCGGTCGATGACTTCGATCATCCGGCCCTGGCCAATAAAGATCCGTTGAAACCTCACGTGCTCTACCGGATTACCCGCCAACAGTGGCTGAAAACGTTGCAAGGATGA
- the tesB gene encoding acyl-CoA thioesterase II, with protein MSQVLDDLVELLTLEPIEENLFRGRSQDLGFRQLFGGQVLGQSLSAASQTVEDERHVHSLHGYFLRPGDVTLPVVYQVDRVRDGGSFSTRRVTAIQKGQPIFTCSASFQYDEKGFEHQTQMPDVVGPENLPSELELTQQRAKLIPEKLREKLLCPKPIEFRPVTDIDPYNPAPSEAVKYVWFRADGSLPDVAALHKYLMAYASDFNLLTTALQPHGKSVFQKDMQIASLDHSLWFHADLRADDWLLYAMDSPWAGNSRGFSRGSVYNRAGQLVASVCQEGLIRHRKDWA; from the coding sequence ATGAGCCAAGTGTTAGATGATTTGGTTGAGCTACTGACCCTGGAACCGATTGAAGAAAACCTCTTTCGCGGGCGCAGCCAAGACCTTGGTTTTCGTCAGCTGTTCGGCGGCCAAGTCCTGGGGCAATCGTTGTCGGCGGCCAGTCAGACGGTGGAAGACGAACGCCATGTGCATTCCCTGCACGGTTATTTCTTGCGCCCCGGCGATGTGACGTTGCCGGTGGTGTATCAAGTGGATCGAGTGCGTGATGGTGGCAGTTTCAGTACCCGTCGCGTCACGGCCATTCAGAAGGGCCAACCCATCTTCACCTGCAGCGCCTCGTTCCAGTACGACGAAAAGGGCTTCGAGCATCAAACCCAGATGCCGGACGTCGTCGGGCCTGAAAACTTGCCTTCTGAACTGGAGTTGACCCAGCAGCGCGCGAAACTGATTCCCGAAAAATTGCGCGAAAAGCTGCTGTGCCCCAAACCCATCGAATTTCGACCGGTGACTGACATTGACCCCTACAACCCGGCCCCGTCCGAAGCCGTAAAGTATGTCTGGTTCCGCGCAGATGGCAGCTTGCCCGATGTCGCTGCGCTGCATAAATACCTGATGGCGTATGCCTCGGACTTCAATCTTCTCACCACGGCCCTGCAACCCCACGGCAAGTCTGTGTTCCAGAAGGACATGCAGATTGCCAGCCTTGATCATTCGCTGTGGTTCCACGCTGACCTGCGTGCCGATGACTGGCTGCTGTACGCGATGGACAGTCCTTGGGCGGGCAATTCTCGAGGTTTCAGTCGCGGTAGCGTGTACAACCGCGCCGGGCAGTTGGTGGCATCGGTCTGCCAGGAAGGATTGATTCGCCACCGCAAGGATTGGGCATGA
- a CDS encoding HAD family hydrolase yields the protein MSLQQVRHWVFDMDGTLTLAVHDFLAIKRALDIPLQDDILSHLAALPADVSAAKHAWLLEHERELALASQPAPGAVALVRELAARGYRLGILTRNARELAHVTLEAIGLADCFAVDDVLGRDEAPPKPDPGGLLKLAQGWNVEPSQMVMVGDYRFDLDCGRAAGAQTVLVNLPENPWPELTDWYAVDCIALRGMLAV from the coding sequence ATGAGTCTTCAACAAGTTCGGCATTGGGTCTTCGACATGGACGGCACCCTGACCCTTGCTGTGCATGATTTTCTGGCGATCAAGCGTGCGCTGGACATCCCGCTTCAGGACGACATCCTTAGTCACCTCGCGGCGCTGCCGGCTGATGTGTCTGCGGCCAAGCATGCGTGGCTGTTGGAGCATGAGCGGGAGTTGGCTTTGGCCTCGCAGCCCGCACCCGGCGCAGTGGCACTGGTGCGTGAGTTAGCGGCGCGCGGCTACCGTCTTGGCATCCTCACCCGCAATGCCCGTGAACTGGCCCACGTTACGCTTGAGGCGATTGGCTTGGCCGATTGTTTCGCCGTCGACGACGTGCTTGGGCGCGATGAAGCACCGCCGAAACCCGATCCCGGTGGACTGCTGAAATTGGCACAAGGCTGGAATGTCGAACCGTCGCAGATGGTCATGGTCGGCGATTACCGCTTCGACCTCGACTGCGGCCGCGCGGCGGGCGCACAGACCGTATTGGTCAATCTGCCGGAAAACCCGTGGCCAGAATTGACCGATTGGTACGCCGTTGATTGCATCGCATTGCGTGGGATGTTGGCGGTTTAG
- a CDS encoding alpha/beta hydrolase has product MIKPLLVLLLSTLLSLTANAADQAVKALSPERLAINGSLATIGLSKQWKQPQPGTRRAVIIIHGRLRNAQTYLRSAEKASYRSGLRSSTLLIAPQFLDHKDIVSHHLPENILRWHKDDWMDGSAAINPSPVSSFTVIDEILTKLSDRKLFPNLQEVVIAGHSGGAQVVQRYVMVGKGGADLEKVGINLRYVIANPSSYAYFSPDRPEAVSAATCPGFDTWKYGMNKLPPYAGKQTAEQLEATYVSRDVTYLLGQLDTDVNHPALDKTCAGEAQGAYRLIRGHNFFSYLQKRHPEGLKQQMIEVPGVGHDGDLMFTSPEGQAALFRKL; this is encoded by the coding sequence ATGATAAAACCGTTATTGGTCCTGTTGTTGAGCACCCTTCTGAGCCTTACGGCGAATGCAGCGGATCAGGCGGTGAAAGCCTTAAGCCCCGAAAGACTGGCCATCAATGGCAGTTTGGCGACCATCGGGCTGAGCAAACAATGGAAGCAACCGCAGCCCGGCACGCGGCGGGCGGTGATCATCATTCATGGTCGTTTGCGCAATGCTCAAACCTACTTGCGCAGCGCCGAGAAAGCCTCCTACCGCTCCGGGCTGCGCAGCTCGACGCTGCTGATCGCCCCGCAGTTCCTGGACCACAAAGACATCGTCAGTCACCATCTGCCGGAAAACATTCTGCGCTGGCACAAAGATGACTGGATGGACGGCAGCGCCGCTATCAATCCTTCGCCAGTGAGTTCGTTTACGGTTATCGATGAAATTCTGACCAAACTCAGTGACAGAAAACTGTTCCCGAACCTGCAAGAAGTTGTCATCGCCGGGCACTCCGGCGGCGCCCAAGTGGTGCAGCGTTACGTCATGGTCGGTAAAGGCGGCGCGGACTTGGAAAAGGTCGGAATCAACCTGCGCTACGTCATTGCCAACCCATCGTCCTACGCCTATTTCAGCCCGGACCGGCCTGAAGCGGTCAGCGCCGCGACATGCCCTGGGTTCGACACCTGGAAATACGGCATGAACAAGCTCCCGCCGTATGCCGGCAAACAAACCGCCGAGCAGCTCGAAGCCACCTACGTCAGCCGTGATGTCACCTACCTATTGGGCCAGCTGGACACCGACGTTAACCACCCGGCACTGGATAAAACCTGCGCGGGCGAAGCTCAGGGCGCGTACCGCCTGATTCGCGGACACAACTTCTTCAGCTACCTGCAAAAGCGCCATCCCGAAGGACTGAAGCAGCAAATGATTGAAGTCCCAGGCGTAGGCCACGACGGCGACCTGATGTTCACCTCGCCCGAAGGTCAGGCTGCGTTGTTCAGAAAGCTCTGA
- a CDS encoding neutral zinc metallopeptidase: MLWKKGRRSDNVEEAPDDGGGSGGGGMRFGGGKGLGLLGIVVVVAFGLLTGQDPMQILGQLTSQMGQQSTAVAPQQRQAPSDNDPQVDFVRAILGDTEDTWQMIFQQAGRQYKDPTLVLFRSRVSSACGLASSASGPFYCPEDQKVYLDLDFFREMSQRFKAAGDFAQAYVIAHEVGHHVQTLLGISAKIQTARQRGERMEGSNGLSVRQELQADCFAGVWAYNAQKRLNWLEPGDIEEALNAANAIGDDRLQQQSQGRVVPDSFTHGTSAQRVRWFKTGFAQGQLNQCDTFSAKSL; this comes from the coding sequence ATGCTATGGAAGAAAGGCAGACGCAGCGATAACGTCGAGGAAGCGCCCGACGACGGTGGGGGCAGCGGGGGCGGTGGAATGCGCTTTGGCGGCGGCAAGGGCCTTGGGCTGTTAGGCATCGTTGTTGTCGTCGCATTTGGGCTGCTGACAGGGCAAGACCCGATGCAGATTCTCGGTCAGTTAACCAGTCAGATGGGACAGCAATCCACGGCCGTCGCACCGCAGCAGCGCCAGGCACCCTCTGACAACGACCCGCAGGTGGATTTTGTTCGAGCTATTCTGGGCGACACGGAAGACACTTGGCAGATGATTTTTCAACAAGCAGGCCGCCAATACAAAGACCCGACCCTGGTCCTGTTCCGCAGCCGAGTAAGCTCAGCCTGTGGCTTGGCGTCGTCTGCCAGCGGCCCGTTTTATTGCCCCGAAGACCAAAAAGTCTACCTGGACCTGGATTTCTTCCGCGAAATGTCCCAACGCTTCAAAGCGGCGGGCGATTTCGCCCAGGCGTACGTCATTGCGCACGAAGTTGGACATCATGTGCAGACATTGCTCGGTATTTCAGCGAAGATTCAAACCGCCCGCCAACGTGGTGAACGCATGGAGGGCAGCAATGGGTTATCGGTGCGCCAGGAACTGCAAGCAGACTGCTTTGCAGGTGTCTGGGCCTATAACGCACAAAAGCGTTTGAATTGGTTGGAGCCGGGTGATATTGAAGAAGCCCTGAATGCCGCTAACGCCATTGGCGATGACCGATTGCAGCAACAGAGTCAGGGCCGTGTCGTACCGGACTCATTCACTCACGGCACCTCGGCACAGCGCGTGCGCTGGTTCAAGACCGGTTTTGCCCAGGGCCAACTCAATCAGTGCGACACCTTCTCCGCAAAGAGCCTCTAA